In one Corallococcus silvisoli genomic region, the following are encoded:
- a CDS encoding TonB-dependent receptor: MVLLWGTGAFAQGNSVITGTLVNTLDKQPLADVVVTATSPQLQGERTVLSDKTGLYRLPQLPSGTYTLRFEGQGFQPYARTGILLRIDRTIRFNAELVPDTLSLDVEVVGSPPTLDVGSSAAGITVDQEFIRNIAVIRPGTKGAASRSFESLAELAPGATEDRYGVSISGSSSPESQYVVDGLSVNDPGVGTLGTPLSVQFVKEANIITSGYMPEYGRSTGGVLNVTTKSGSNEFHGSVFANMAPGGLQAPGREILREGSVISAQGSAHNLGDFGFDLGGPLLKDKLWFYVGVAPSFNRIQVDRQLSSYEVCTEVDPAQGCSAVGARRKDPTTGFSRVTPIDGSRVSRFADERSIQYLGKLTYNFNPDHSLAVSIFGTPRTSGGSGKYSFSDDGEPEVCLSLSCTAFVQGAYEAIATRRSNSTLDLVAKQTSAFFDKKLLVDATLGWHHQADSILPSDGSGLGSGEGLSAKSNIAWRRTRNPGFHTINEFETLPDPDACGTTPAEQAVRCPVAAYSTGGPGTISIQRLDRVQGKVLGTYLVEALGHHILKAGADLERMSFYNNRARTGLTPWQECTGGDCFFSLNQYGYLEGPDQPVFLASKEGTSTSTTVGGFLQDSWSILDKVTVNVGVRYDVQTIYGLDGQVGLHLPNQWSPRLGVIYDPTQKGRAKLFANYARFFENVPLDMADLSFPQQQLLSATYAAPPCNPSREGSLLVDCTLDANRQPIGNRESPNQLWDAQGGDRVPVDPKIRAQSADEFVLGGEYELLAASRLGTTYTRRYLNDVIEDMSRDDGSTFFLGNPGKGYSTDFPLAKRKYDAVNVYFQRNFTDGWLAQASYTWSTLRGNYSGLFRADTGQLSPNLTRDFDLVSLTINREGPLPGDRTHAFKLYAAKELILTSKTRFVVGGNYRARSGTPLNYLGAHPRRSGSETFILPRGSAGRLPWVHGVDGHVGLVQGLSKGYALTVSLDVFNLFNFQQYTDVDQTFTFTRVYAIEQGGTPDDLTACLSAKNPHCKVISTATGLPIGVQDINPNFKRPTAYQAPRSIRLGAELSF, from the coding sequence AGACCGGCCTCTACCGCCTCCCGCAGCTGCCCTCGGGCACGTACACGCTGCGCTTCGAAGGCCAGGGCTTCCAGCCCTATGCGCGCACGGGAATCCTGCTGCGCATCGACCGGACCATCCGCTTCAACGCGGAGCTGGTCCCGGACACGCTGAGCCTGGACGTCGAGGTGGTGGGCTCGCCGCCCACGCTGGACGTGGGCTCCAGCGCCGCGGGCATCACCGTGGACCAGGAGTTCATCCGCAACATCGCCGTCATCCGGCCCGGCACCAAGGGCGCCGCGTCCCGCTCCTTCGAGAGCCTGGCGGAGCTGGCCCCCGGCGCCACCGAGGACCGCTACGGCGTGAGCATCAGCGGCAGCTCCTCACCGGAGAGCCAGTACGTCGTGGACGGCCTGTCCGTGAACGACCCCGGCGTGGGGACGCTGGGCACGCCCCTGTCCGTGCAGTTCGTGAAGGAGGCCAACATCATCACCAGCGGCTACATGCCGGAGTACGGCCGCTCCACCGGCGGCGTGCTCAACGTCACCACCAAGTCCGGCTCCAATGAATTCCACGGCTCCGTCTTCGCCAACATGGCGCCCGGCGGCCTCCAGGCGCCCGGAAGGGAGATCCTGCGGGAGGGCAGCGTCATCTCCGCGCAGGGCAGCGCCCACAACCTGGGAGACTTCGGCTTCGACCTGGGCGGCCCGCTGCTCAAGGACAAGCTCTGGTTCTACGTGGGCGTCGCGCCGTCCTTCAATCGCATCCAGGTGGACCGGCAGCTGAGCAGCTATGAGGTGTGCACGGAGGTGGACCCCGCCCAGGGCTGCTCCGCCGTGGGCGCGCGCCGCAAGGACCCCACCACCGGCTTCTCGCGGGTGACGCCCATCGACGGCAGCCGCGTCAGCCGCTTCGCGGACGAGCGCAGCATCCAGTACCTGGGCAAGCTCACCTACAACTTCAACCCGGACCACAGCCTCGCCGTCTCCATCTTCGGCACGCCGCGCACGTCCGGCGGCAGCGGCAAGTACTCCTTCAGCGACGACGGCGAGCCCGAGGTGTGCTTGAGCCTGTCATGCACCGCCTTCGTGCAGGGCGCCTATGAAGCCATCGCCACCCGGCGCAGCAACAGCACGCTGGACCTGGTGGCGAAGCAGACGTCGGCCTTCTTCGACAAGAAGCTGCTCGTGGACGCGACGCTCGGCTGGCACCACCAGGCGGACTCCATCCTCCCGTCGGACGGCTCGGGCCTGGGCTCCGGCGAGGGCCTGTCCGCGAAGTCCAACATCGCGTGGCGCCGCACCCGCAACCCCGGCTTCCACACCATCAACGAGTTCGAGACGCTGCCCGACCCCGACGCCTGCGGCACCACGCCCGCCGAACAGGCCGTGCGCTGTCCCGTCGCCGCCTACTCCACCGGCGGCCCCGGCACCATCAGCATCCAGCGGCTGGACCGCGTGCAGGGCAAGGTGCTGGGCACCTACCTGGTGGAGGCCCTGGGCCACCACATCCTCAAGGCCGGCGCGGACCTCGAGCGCATGAGCTTCTACAACAACCGCGCGCGCACCGGCCTCACGCCCTGGCAGGAGTGCACCGGCGGCGACTGCTTCTTCAGCCTCAACCAGTACGGCTACCTGGAGGGCCCGGACCAGCCCGTGTTCCTGGCCAGCAAGGAGGGCACCTCCACGTCCACCACCGTGGGCGGCTTCCTCCAGGACAGCTGGTCCATCCTGGACAAGGTCACCGTCAACGTGGGCGTGCGCTACGACGTGCAGACCATCTACGGCCTGGATGGACAGGTGGGCCTGCACCTGCCCAACCAGTGGTCCCCGCGCCTGGGCGTCATCTACGACCCGACGCAGAAGGGCCGCGCCAAGCTCTTCGCCAACTACGCGCGCTTCTTCGAGAACGTCCCCCTGGACATGGCGGACCTGTCCTTCCCCCAGCAGCAGCTGCTGTCCGCCACCTACGCGGCCCCTCCGTGCAACCCGTCCCGCGAGGGGTCGCTGCTCGTGGACTGCACCCTGGACGCCAACCGCCAGCCCATTGGCAACCGCGAGAGCCCCAACCAGCTCTGGGACGCGCAGGGCGGCGACCGCGTGCCGGTGGATCCGAAGATCCGCGCCCAGTCCGCGGACGAGTTCGTGCTGGGCGGTGAGTACGAGCTGCTGGCCGCCAGCCGCCTGGGCACCACGTACACCCGGCGCTACCTCAACGACGTCATCGAGGACATGAGCCGCGACGACGGCAGCACCTTCTTCCTGGGCAACCCGGGCAAGGGCTACTCCACGGACTTCCCGCTGGCGAAGCGCAAGTACGACGCCGTCAACGTCTACTTCCAGCGCAACTTCACGGATGGATGGCTCGCCCAGGCCAGCTACACGTGGTCCACCCTGCGCGGGAACTACTCGGGGCTGTTCCGCGCGGACACCGGCCAGCTGTCCCCCAACCTCACGCGCGACTTCGACCTGGTGTCGCTCACCATCAACCGCGAGGGCCCGCTGCCCGGCGACCGCACCCACGCGTTCAAGCTGTACGCCGCCAAGGAGCTGATCCTCACGTCGAAGACCCGGTTCGTGGTGGGCGGCAACTACCGGGCGCGCTCCGGCACGCCGCTCAACTACCTGGGCGCGCACCCGCGCCGCAGCGGTTCGGAGACGTTCATCCTGCCGCGCGGCAGCGCGGGCCGGCTGCCCTGGGTGCACGGCGTGGACGGCCACGTGGGCCTCGTCCAGGGGCTGTCCAAGGGCTACGCCCTCACGGTGTCCCTGGACGTGTTCAACCTCTTCAACTTCCAGCAGTACACGGACGTGGACCAGACCTTCACCTTCACGCGGGTGTACGCCATCGAGCAGGGTGGCACGCCGGATGACCTCACCGCCTGCCTCAGCGCGAAGAACCCCCACTGCAAGGTCATCTCCACCGCCACGGGCCTGCCCATCGGCGTGCAGGACATCAACCCCAACTTCAAGCGGCCCACCGCCTACCAGGCCCCGCGCTCCATCCGCCTGGGCGCGGAGCTGAGCTTCTAG